A DNA window from Schistocerca gregaria isolate iqSchGreg1 chromosome 2, iqSchGreg1.2, whole genome shotgun sequence contains the following coding sequences:
- the LOC126335836 gene encoding piggyBac transposable element-derived protein 3-like, with translation MLHVNNTDNYGRSGQPNRDPIHKIRPLFNNFVLKSKNSFYSGESLTVDEGLCPFRGRILFRVYIKNKPSRYGIKFFVLSDSVTGYVVNCAVYIGAGEKYNSADSVVPRLCNSYLRKGHTLYMDLFYISVKLFERLFDEGALAVGTEMRNIRGLPQEFKQNNLRRAEIAFKRTNSALALHWEDTRDVFALSTKHRMTSSFTKTKSEPGMVQKLKPDLILDYNENETAVDHGDQLVTYYYIQQRTMK, from the coding sequence ATGCTTCACGTGAATAACACGGATAATTACGGACGAAGTGGTCAACCAAACCGTGATCCTATACACAAAATCCGACCTCTTTTTAATAACTTTGTACTCAAAAGCAAGAATAGCTTTTATTCTGGCGAGAGTCTCACAGTTGATGAAGGTTTATGTCCATTCAGAGGGAGAATTCTATTTCGAGTATATATCAAGAACAAACCGAGCAGGTATGGTATAAAATTTTTCGTTCTAAGTGATTCAGTAACAGGATATGTAGTGAACTGTGCAGTGTACATTGGTGCAGGTGAAAAATACAACAGTGCAGATTCAGTGGTGCCACGTTTGTGCAACAGTTATCTACGTAAGGGTCATACACTGTACATGGACCTGTTTTatatttctgtaaaattatttgaaagattgTTTGATGAGGGCGCACTTGCTGTTGGCACAGAAATGAGAAACATAAGAGGCCTACCACAGGAATTCAAACAGAATAATCTAAGAAGAGCTGAAATAGCATTCAAGAGAACAAATTCCGCACTAGCACTTCACTGGGAAGATACTAGGGATGTGTTTGCCCTTTCTACCAAACATAGAATGACAAGTAGTTTTACAAAGACAAAATCCGAGCCCGGAATGGTACAGAAACTGAAGCCTGATCTCATACTTGATtataatgaaaatgaaactgctgtTGATCATGGAGATCAGCTAGTGACCTACTACTATATTCAACAACGAACGATGAAATAG